The Micromonospora sp. Llam0 genome includes a window with the following:
- the rpmA gene encoding 50S ribosomal protein L27: MAHKKGASSSRNGRDSQAKRLGVKRFGGQVVSAGEILIRQRGTKFHPGDLVGRGGDDTLFALADGSVQFGTKRGRKTVNIVPATQ; the protein is encoded by the coding sequence ATGGCTCACAAAAAGGGTGCGTCCAGCTCGCGGAACGGCCGTGACTCCCAGGCCAAGCGTCTCGGCGTGAAGCGGTTCGGTGGTCAGGTCGTCAGCGCCGGCGAGATCCTTATCCGTCAGCGCGGCACCAAGTTCCACCCGGGTGACCTGGTCGGCCGGGGCGGCGACGACACGCTGTTCGCGCTGGCCGACGGCTCGGTGCAGTTCGGCACCAAGCGCGGCCGCAAGACGGTCAACATCGTTCCGGCGACGCAGTAG
- a CDS encoding GNAT family N-acetyltransferase: protein MLIERRLPTDPEVAALIMTQQRELAEAERAGRPVDPVGYPVHDDARYLVCVLDGRAVACGAVQALDAQTAEIKRMYVRPAYRGRGIARHLLTALEESAYAAGHTVFRLETGSYLPVALHLYASAGYARIPVYGEYVGNPYSVCFEKRVPVAAA, encoded by the coding sequence GTGTTGATCGAGCGTCGTCTGCCTACCGACCCGGAGGTCGCTGCCCTGATCATGACCCAGCAGCGCGAGCTGGCTGAGGCGGAACGTGCCGGTCGACCGGTCGACCCGGTCGGGTACCCGGTACACGACGACGCCCGGTACCTGGTGTGCGTGCTGGACGGGCGGGCGGTCGCCTGCGGCGCCGTCCAGGCGTTGGACGCGCAGACCGCCGAGATCAAACGGATGTACGTACGGCCGGCCTACCGGGGCCGGGGGATCGCGCGGCACCTGCTGACCGCGTTGGAGGAGTCGGCGTACGCGGCCGGCCACACCGTCTTCCGGCTGGAGACCGGCAGCTACCTGCCGGTGGCACTGCACCTGTACGCCTCGGCGGGCTACGCCCGGATCCCGGTCTACGGCGAGTACGTCGGTAATCCGTACAGCGTCTGCTTCGAGAAGCGGGTCCCGGTCGCCGCGGCCTGA
- a CDS encoding histidine phosphatase family protein produces MTRLIVWRHGNTDWNAADRVQGQTDTALNDLGRAQATAAAPLIAALRPDAIVASDLQRAADTAAALAALTGLPVRSDPRLRERQYGLWQGLTMPTIAERFPAEHARWRAGDPSPGCAVESLDDLGKRVGEALQDAADATPGGTVVVATHGGAARQGCGHLLGWGTAVLRTVAPLQNCHWTELRYDESRGWQLRAHNVGVSSTRDIPAPV; encoded by the coding sequence GTGACTCGGTTGATCGTCTGGCGGCACGGCAACACCGACTGGAACGCCGCCGACCGGGTGCAGGGCCAGACCGACACCGCGCTCAACGACCTCGGCCGGGCCCAGGCCACCGCCGCCGCGCCGCTGATCGCGGCGCTACGACCGGACGCGATCGTCGCCAGCGACCTGCAGCGGGCGGCCGACACCGCAGCGGCTCTGGCGGCACTCACCGGCCTTCCGGTCCGTTCCGATCCCCGGTTGCGGGAGCGGCAGTACGGGCTCTGGCAAGGGCTCACCATGCCGACCATCGCCGAACGGTTCCCCGCCGAGCACGCCCGCTGGCGGGCCGGCGATCCGTCGCCCGGCTGTGCCGTGGAGAGCCTCGACGACCTTGGCAAACGGGTCGGGGAGGCGTTGCAGGACGCGGCTGACGCGACGCCGGGCGGGACCGTGGTGGTCGCCACCCACGGCGGGGCGGCCCGGCAGGGCTGTGGCCATCTGCTCGGCTGGGGCACGGCGGTGCTGCGTACCGTCGCTCCGCTGCAGAACTGCCACTGGACCGAGCTGCGGTACGACGAGTCGCGTGGCTGGCAACTGCGGGCACACAACGTCGGAGTGAGCAGCACCCGGGACATCCCCGCCCCGGTCTGA
- the obgE gene encoding GTPase ObgE: MTTFVDRVVLHVLAGNGGHGCVSIHREKFKPFGGPDGGNGGHGGSVTLVVDPQVHTLLDFHFRPHAKAENGKGGAGGNRDGAKGADLVLKVPNGTSVQGLDGEVLADLVGAGTSLEIARGGRGGRGNAALASARRKAPGFAELGEPGEQLDVVLELKSVADVGLVGFPSAGKSSLISVISAARPRIADYPFTTLVPNLGVVRADEHTFTVADVPGLIPGAATGKGLGLEFLRHIERCAVLAHVVDTATLEPGRDPLADIDAIEAELAAYGGLADRPRLVVLNKIDVPDGRAMAELVRDDLAARGLRAFEVSTATREGLRELTYALAELVAGARAAAPELEPTRIVLRPAAVDDAGFTVEPAADGGYRVRGSRPERWVRQTNFDNDEAVGFLADRLARLGVEDALAKAGAEPGALVRIGSWEFDWQPSHFADVEYVPSSRGTDVRLEEQSSRASAAQRLADRKARRQRPAEDDSDVSR; encoded by the coding sequence GTGACGACCTTCGTCGACCGGGTTGTACTGCATGTGCTGGCGGGGAACGGTGGGCACGGCTGCGTCTCGATCCACCGCGAGAAGTTCAAGCCGTTCGGTGGGCCGGACGGGGGCAACGGCGGGCACGGCGGCAGCGTCACCCTGGTCGTCGACCCGCAGGTGCACACCCTGCTCGACTTCCACTTCCGGCCGCATGCCAAGGCGGAGAACGGCAAGGGCGGGGCTGGCGGCAACCGGGACGGCGCCAAAGGTGCCGACCTGGTGCTCAAGGTGCCGAACGGGACGAGTGTGCAGGGTCTCGACGGCGAGGTGCTGGCCGATCTGGTCGGCGCCGGCACCAGCCTGGAGATCGCCCGGGGCGGCCGGGGCGGCCGGGGCAACGCGGCGTTGGCCAGCGCCCGGCGCAAGGCCCCCGGCTTCGCCGAGTTGGGCGAGCCGGGTGAGCAGCTTGACGTCGTGCTGGAACTCAAGAGCGTCGCCGACGTGGGCCTGGTCGGTTTCCCTTCGGCCGGCAAGTCGTCGCTGATCTCGGTGATCTCGGCGGCCCGGCCGAGGATCGCCGACTACCCGTTCACCACGTTGGTGCCCAACCTCGGGGTGGTCCGGGCCGACGAACACACCTTCACCGTCGCCGACGTACCCGGGCTCATCCCCGGTGCGGCCACCGGCAAGGGCCTCGGTCTGGAGTTCCTGCGGCACATCGAGCGGTGCGCCGTGCTGGCCCATGTGGTGGACACGGCGACCCTGGAACCTGGGCGGGACCCGCTGGCCGACATCGACGCGATCGAGGCGGAGCTGGCCGCGTACGGCGGTCTGGCGGACCGGCCGCGGCTGGTGGTGCTGAACAAGATCGACGTACCGGATGGCAGGGCAATGGCCGAGCTGGTCCGCGACGACCTGGCGGCGCGCGGGCTGCGGGCGTTCGAGGTCAGTACGGCGACCAGGGAAGGGCTGCGGGAGCTGACCTACGCCTTGGCGGAACTGGTCGCCGGCGCCCGTGCGGCCGCGCCGGAGCTGGAGCCGACTCGGATAGTGCTGCGGCCGGCGGCTGTCGACGACGCCGGATTCACCGTCGAGCCGGCTGCCGACGGCGGGTACCGGGTCCGGGGATCCCGCCCGGAACGGTGGGTACGGCAGACCAACTTCGACAACGACGAGGCGGTTGGCTTCCTCGCCGATCGGCTGGCCCGGCTGGGCGTGGAGGACGCGTTGGCCAAGGCGGGTGCCGAGCCGGGCGCGTTGGTGCGGATCGGCTCGTGGGAGTTCGACTGGCAGCCGAGCCACTTCGCCGATGTCGAGTACGTGCCGAGCTCCCGTGGCACCGATGTCCGGCTGGAGGAGCAGTCGAGCCGGGCCAGCGCCGCGCAGCGGCTGGCGGACCGCAAGGCCCGCCGGCAGCGGCCGGCCGAGGACGACTCGGACGTATCGAGGTAA
- the rsfS gene encoding ribosome silencing factor has protein sequence MSASERARELALTAAQAAADKKAQDIVVIDVADRMAITDAFVLASAPNERQVLAVVDAIEESLVRLPDKAKPIRREGDRAGRWVLLDFNDIVVHVQHTEEREFYALDRLWKDCPVIPFVDRDLVEAEAGATE, from the coding sequence ATGAGCGCCTCAGAGCGCGCGCGGGAGCTGGCCCTGACGGCCGCCCAGGCCGCCGCCGACAAGAAGGCGCAGGACATCGTCGTCATTGACGTGGCCGACCGGATGGCGATCACCGACGCCTTCGTGCTCGCCTCGGCGCCGAACGAGCGCCAGGTGTTGGCCGTCGTCGATGCCATCGAGGAGAGTCTGGTCCGGCTGCCGGACAAGGCCAAGCCGATCCGGCGTGAAGGCGACCGGGCCGGCCGGTGGGTGCTGCTCGACTTCAACGACATCGTGGTGCACGTCCAGCACACCGAGGAACGCGAGTTCTACGCCCTCGACCGGCTCTGGAAGGACTGTCCGGTCATCCCGTTCGTCGACCGCGACCTGGTCGAGGCCGAGGCCGGGGCCACCGAGTGA
- the pepN gene encoding aminopeptidase N — protein MPSLTRAEAAERAATITVESYTIDLDLTIGATEFGSTSVIEFRAAPGAATFVEVAAAKLTRVRLNDVDLDPASLDDNRVPLTGLAARNTLTVEARMAYSNSGQGLHRFVDPADGETYLYAMSFLDDAPRIFACFDQPDLKAPVRLRVTAPPEWTVAGNGQPVGAPVDGRWAFAPTAPLATYLVTLIAGPYHARHAEHDGVPLSLYCRRSLAAYLDADAEEIFTITRQCLDRFHELFEVRYPFGGYGQAFVPEFNAGAMENPGLVTFRDDHIFRSAVTDSERERRATTIAHEMAHMWFGDLVTMRWWDDLWLNESFAEYLGVRVTAEATRFTDAWTTFGILYKSWGYAADQRPSTHPVAPEEVADAERALLNFDGISYAKGASVLRQLVAWLGDEPFLAGLRAHFAAHRFGNATLADLLDALTAASGRDLSGWATRWLRQAQVNTIRAETTVDETGRYREVALVQTAPQRYPVLRPHRIGLGLFDAEVTGDRRVSVRRCRLAVDLAPDVDGGRTLVPALVGEPAADLLLVNDGDLTYAKVRFDSASAAALPAMLPGMTDPLARAVSWTATLDAVRDAQQPVAELAALIELALPAETVVVVVEDVLRLSRSVIDRYAHPVDRPVLRSRLGAACTRLLAAAGPGTSVQLAAARGAITASGDVDWLRGWLTGRVVPAGLTIDADLRWLLLYRLAACGGVGATEIDDEADRDRSAAGEQWATKCRAALPDPAGKERAWQAIVTDTSLSNRLVEAYAEGFWQPEQTELTAPYVDRYFADLPAATRRRVAWLADRVAESAFPQFAVNERTRAAATAMLARDDLTAGLRRVVTDATDELDRALTARRRYPAGAGPA, from the coding sequence ATGCCGAGCCTGACCCGCGCCGAGGCGGCCGAGCGCGCCGCGACGATCACCGTCGAGTCGTACACGATCGACCTCGACCTGACCATCGGTGCCACCGAGTTCGGCTCGACCAGCGTGATCGAGTTCCGGGCCGCGCCGGGAGCAGCGACCTTCGTCGAGGTCGCTGCGGCGAAGCTGACCCGGGTACGGCTCAACGATGTCGACCTCGATCCGGCGAGTCTCGACGACAACCGGGTGCCACTGACCGGGCTCGCCGCGCGTAACACGCTGACCGTCGAGGCGCGGATGGCGTACTCCAACTCTGGGCAAGGGCTGCACCGGTTCGTCGACCCGGCCGACGGTGAGACGTACCTGTATGCCATGTCGTTCCTGGACGACGCGCCACGCATCTTCGCCTGCTTCGACCAGCCCGACCTGAAGGCACCGGTCCGGCTACGGGTCACCGCGCCGCCGGAGTGGACGGTGGCCGGCAACGGCCAGCCGGTCGGCGCGCCGGTGGACGGGCGGTGGGCGTTCGCGCCGACGGCGCCGCTGGCGACGTACCTCGTGACCCTGATCGCCGGGCCGTACCACGCCCGCCACGCCGAGCACGACGGCGTCCCGCTGTCGCTGTACTGCCGGCGTTCGCTCGCCGCGTACCTGGACGCCGACGCCGAGGAGATCTTCACGATCACCCGGCAGTGCCTGGACCGCTTCCACGAGCTGTTCGAGGTGCGGTACCCGTTCGGCGGCTACGGTCAGGCGTTCGTGCCCGAGTTCAACGCCGGCGCGATGGAGAACCCGGGCCTGGTGACCTTCCGCGACGACCACATCTTCCGGTCGGCGGTCACCGACAGCGAACGCGAGCGGCGGGCCACCACCATCGCCCACGAGATGGCCCACATGTGGTTCGGCGACCTGGTGACCATGCGGTGGTGGGACGACCTGTGGCTCAACGAGTCGTTCGCCGAGTACCTCGGGGTGCGGGTGACCGCCGAGGCGACCCGGTTCACCGACGCCTGGACGACTTTCGGCATCCTCTACAAATCCTGGGGGTACGCCGCGGACCAGCGCCCGTCGACCCATCCGGTGGCGCCGGAGGAGGTAGCCGACGCCGAGCGGGCGTTGCTCAACTTCGACGGCATCTCGTACGCCAAGGGCGCGTCGGTGCTGCGCCAGTTGGTGGCCTGGCTGGGCGACGAGCCGTTCCTGGCCGGGCTGCGGGCACATTTCGCCGCCCACCGGTTCGGCAACGCCACGCTGGCCGACCTGCTCGACGCGTTGACTGCGGCGAGTGGCCGTGACCTGTCCGGCTGGGCGACGCGGTGGCTGCGGCAGGCGCAGGTGAACACGATCCGGGCCGAGACGACCGTCGACGAGACCGGTCGCTACCGGGAGGTCGCCCTGGTGCAGACCGCACCGCAGCGCTATCCGGTACTGCGTCCGCACCGGATCGGACTGGGGTTGTTCGACGCTGAGGTGACCGGGGACCGGCGGGTGTCGGTGCGGCGGTGCCGGCTGGCGGTGGACCTGGCCCCGGATGTCGACGGCGGACGGACCCTGGTACCGGCGCTGGTCGGTGAGCCGGCGGCCGACCTGCTGCTGGTCAACGACGGTGACCTCACGTACGCCAAGGTGCGGTTCGACTCGGCGTCGGCGGCCGCGCTGCCGGCGATGCTGCCCGGGATGACCGATCCGTTGGCCCGGGCGGTGTCGTGGACGGCGACCCTGGACGCGGTACGTGACGCGCAGCAGCCGGTGGCCGAGTTGGCGGCGCTGATCGAGCTGGCCCTGCCGGCCGAGACGGTGGTGGTGGTCGTCGAGGACGTGCTGCGGCTGAGCCGGTCGGTGATCGACCGGTACGCGCACCCGGTGGACCGTCCGGTGCTGCGGTCCCGGCTCGGTGCCGCCTGCACCCGGCTGCTGGCCGCGGCCGGGCCCGGCACATCGGTCCAGTTGGCCGCCGCCCGGGGGGCGATCACCGCCAGCGGGGACGTGGACTGGTTGCGGGGGTGGCTGACGGGGCGGGTGGTGCCCGCCGGGCTGACGATTGACGCCGACCTGCGCTGGTTGCTGCTCTACCGGCTGGCGGCGTGCGGCGGCGTCGGCGCGACCGAGATCGACGACGAGGCCGACCGGGACCGCAGCGCGGCCGGAGAGCAGTGGGCCACGAAGTGCCGTGCGGCGCTGCCGGACCCGGCCGGCAAGGAGCGTGCCTGGCAGGCGATCGTCACCGACACCAGCCTGTCCAACCGTCTCGTCGAGGCGTACGCCGAAGGGTTCTGGCAGCCGGAACAGACCGAGCTGACGGCGCCGTACGTCGACCGGTACTTCGCCGATCTGCCGGCGGCGACCCGGCGGCGCGTGGCGTGGCTCGCCGACCGGGTGGCGGAGTCGGCCTTTCCGCAGTTCGCGGTGAACGAGCGGACCCGGGCGGCGGCGACCGCGATGCTCGCCCGCGACGATCTCACCGCCGGGCTGCGCCGGGTGGTCACCGACGCCACCGATGAACTGGACCGGGCGTTGACCGCGCGGCGTCGGTACCCAGCCGGAGCCGGACCGGCGTAG
- the nadD gene encoding nicotinate-nucleotide adenylyltransferase: MDDGIRRVGIMGGTFDPIHQGHLVAASEVAERFALDEVVFVPTGDPWEKAGLTVTPAEDRYLMTVIATASNPTFQVSRADIDRPGPTYTVDTLRDLHSVYGPKAQLFFITGADALEKILSWKDTDAMFELAHFIGVTRPGFELSDAHLPADTVSLVEVPAMAISSTECRARVAAGKPLWYLVPDGVVQYIAKRRLYETESSGQ, from the coding sequence ATGGACGATGGCATCCGTCGGGTCGGCATCATGGGCGGCACCTTCGATCCGATCCACCAGGGTCACCTGGTCGCGGCGAGCGAGGTGGCCGAGCGCTTCGCGCTCGACGAGGTGGTCTTCGTGCCGACCGGGGATCCGTGGGAGAAGGCCGGGCTGACGGTTACCCCGGCCGAGGACCGGTACCTGATGACCGTGATCGCGACCGCGTCGAACCCGACGTTCCAGGTGAGCCGGGCGGACATCGACCGGCCCGGCCCGACGTACACCGTCGACACGTTGCGCGACCTGCACTCGGTGTACGGGCCGAAGGCGCAACTGTTCTTCATCACCGGCGCGGATGCCCTGGAGAAGATCCTGTCCTGGAAGGACACGGATGCGATGTTCGAGTTGGCCCACTTCATCGGGGTGACCCGGCCGGGGTTCGAGTTGTCCGACGCACACCTGCCGGCCGACACGGTGTCCCTGGTCGAGGTGCCGGCGATGGCGATCTCGTCGACCGAGTGCCGGGCGCGGGTGGCTGCCGGCAAGCCGCTGTGGTATCTCGTGCCGGACGGGGTGGTGCAGTACATCGCCAAACGTCGGCTGTACGAGACGGAATCTTCGGGGCAATGA
- a CDS encoding NAD(P)-dependent alcohol dehydrogenase, with product MRAITQDAYGPPEKVMVLRDVDRPVPGEHDVLVRVHATPVSGTDWHLVRGLPYVARPITGWRRPRSRIPGYDLAGTVVEAGAAVTTLRPGDQVYGWAAGTFAEYTVVPEKQLAPIPATLTLEQAAAVPIAAFTALQAVRDGAGLLAADTGDPRPAGGPARRVLITGASGGVGTYAVQFAKAYGAHVTGMCRTSKMDLVAGLGADEVVDYTVTPLGDLGRRFDVLIDLYGNPSLAEVARVLVPGGTVAYVGGTGGRWFMGTDRWLRGMALAPLHRLRTRPVIHKDSHDDLVTITGMIESGTVRPVLDRTFPLAQAAEAIRYVTAGEVRGQAVLRCAD from the coding sequence ATGCGAGCGATCACCCAGGACGCGTACGGCCCACCGGAGAAGGTGATGGTCCTGCGCGACGTCGACCGGCCGGTGCCGGGGGAGCACGACGTGCTGGTCCGCGTGCATGCCACGCCGGTCAGCGGCACCGACTGGCACCTCGTTCGAGGGCTGCCGTACGTTGCCCGGCCGATCACCGGCTGGCGTCGGCCGAGGTCCCGGATCCCTGGCTACGACCTCGCCGGCACCGTCGTCGAAGCCGGCGCGGCGGTGACCACCCTGCGACCGGGCGACCAGGTGTACGGCTGGGCCGCCGGCACCTTCGCCGAGTACACGGTGGTGCCGGAGAAGCAGTTGGCCCCGATCCCGGCCACCCTCACCCTGGAGCAGGCGGCGGCGGTGCCGATCGCCGCGTTCACCGCCCTGCAGGCGGTCCGCGACGGAGCCGGTCTGCTGGCCGCCGACACCGGGGACCCTCGGCCAGCCGGTGGACCGGCCCGTCGGGTGCTGATCACCGGGGCGTCCGGCGGGGTCGGGACCTACGCGGTCCAGTTCGCCAAGGCGTACGGCGCCCACGTCACCGGCATGTGCCGGACCAGCAAGATGGACCTGGTCGCCGGGCTCGGCGCCGACGAGGTGGTCGACTACACCGTGACCCCGTTGGGCGACCTCGGCCGTCGTTTCGACGTGCTGATCGACCTGTACGGCAACCCGTCGCTGGCCGAGGTCGCCCGCGTGCTGGTCCCCGGCGGCACCGTCGCCTACGTCGGCGGCACCGGCGGACGGTGGTTCATGGGCACCGACCGGTGGCTGCGCGGCATGGCGCTCGCGCCGCTGCACCGGCTCAGGACCCGGCCCGTGATTCACAAGGACAGCCACGACGACCTGGTCACCATCACCGGGATGATCGAGTCGGGGACGGTCCGACCGGTACTGGACCGGACGTTCCCGCTGGCACAGGCGGCCGAGGCGATCCGCTACGTCACCGCTGGCGAGGTACGCGGCCAAGCCGTCCTGCGCTGCGCCGACTGA
- the rplU gene encoding 50S ribosomal protein L21, giving the protein MYAIVKTGGKQYKVAEGDVIEVEKITGAPGDAVTLPAVLLVDGDDLVTDATKLAQVAVTGEIAAQTKGPKIRIHKFKNKTGYHKRQGHRQPLTQVKVTGISNGK; this is encoded by the coding sequence ATGTACGCGATCGTCAAGACCGGCGGCAAGCAGTACAAGGTCGCCGAGGGCGACGTGATCGAGGTCGAGAAGATCACCGGTGCCCCCGGTGACGCGGTGACGCTTCCCGCGGTGCTCCTCGTCGATGGCGACGACCTGGTGACCGACGCGACCAAGCTTGCCCAGGTCGCTGTGACCGGCGAGATCGCCGCGCAGACCAAGGGTCCGAAGATCCGGATCCACAAGTTCAAGAACAAGACCGGCTACCACAAGCGCCAGGGTCACCGTCAGCCGCTGACCCAGGTCAAGGTGACCGGCATCTCGAACGGGAAGTAG
- a CDS encoding helix-turn-helix transcriptional regulator produces MTNSIRALRFANGEMTQAELAKRLGVTRQTVIAIEQGKYSPSLEMAFQIARVFRVPLDDVFQYAGDEPA; encoded by the coding sequence GTGACCAACTCGATCCGGGCCCTGCGCTTTGCCAACGGGGAGATGACCCAGGCCGAGCTCGCCAAACGGCTCGGCGTGACCCGACAGACCGTCATCGCCATCGAGCAGGGGAAGTACTCGCCGTCGTTGGAGATGGCGTTCCAGATCGCCCGGGTCTTCCGGGTCCCGCTCGACGACGTGTTCCAGTACGCCGGCGACGAGCCGGCGTGA
- a CDS encoding DUF397 domain-containing protein: MAQHPKGDFDLSRAVWQRAEGDASEGAVEIAFVDDLIGMRNSAEPDGPVLVFTQAEWDAFVAGAQDGEFDLD; encoded by the coding sequence ATGGCGCAGCACCCCAAGGGCGATTTCGACCTGTCGCGGGCGGTGTGGCAGCGGGCCGAGGGCGACGCGTCCGAGGGCGCGGTCGAGATCGCGTTCGTCGACGATCTGATCGGGATGCGCAACTCGGCCGAGCCCGACGGCCCGGTCCTGGTCTTCACCCAGGCCGAGTGGGACGCGTTCGTCGCCGGCGCCCAGGACGGCGAGTTCGACCTGGACTGA